One genomic segment of Hordeum vulgare subsp. vulgare chromosome 2H, MorexV3_pseudomolecules_assembly, whole genome shotgun sequence includes these proteins:
- the LOC123426388 gene encoding uncharacterized protein LOC123426388 produces MWRRCSCTGPPIVKGPDSGVDHLDVYSEFRPVTGDGDCFYRSFIFSYLEQVLDRQDTLEEHRLLDAVKRVSLQHADLRWTSEFPRSYRAFKKLIKKVKRWKRHGRWKWNIIASTSRRQ; encoded by the exons ATGTGGAGGCGGTGCAGCTGCACAGGGCCCCCAATCGTTAAGGGCCCCGACTCAG GAGTGGACCATCTTGATGTGTATTCTGAATTTAGACCGGTGACTGGAGATGGGGACTGTTTCTACAGGAGCTTCATATTTTCCTACCTT GAGCAAGTTCTTGATAGACAGGACACACTTGAGGAACACCGTCTCCTTGATGCTGTTAAAAGAGTGTCTTTGCAACATGCAGATCTTAGATGGACCTCTGAATTTCCCAGGAGCTACAGA GCATTTAAGAAGCTTATTAAGAAGGTAAAGAGATGGAAGAGGCATGGCAGGTGGAAGTGGAATATCATAGCATCAACTAGCAG gCGGCAATGA